A single Brienomyrus brachyistius isolate T26 chromosome 11, BBRACH_0.4, whole genome shotgun sequence DNA region contains:
- the cylda gene encoding ubiquitin carboxyl-terminal hydrolase CYLD isoform X2, with amino-acid sequence MSSVLWSQEKPAGGSRYYMVVKECTVERPSQKTLKVLRGSIGQACPERNSLGRTLPPSKGKRSLRILDLANVVLGLDEKDVQELDDQLAELLFPVTNCEERYSLLRSEARLEQARAIDCGSKVQVQLRLGDQPLPGVVRFRGPLIPERVLSGVCFGVELLEQGRGQGFTDGSYQGQQLFRCEDECGVFVALDKLELWEDEEEAPRSPDPREPDFPINSRVVVQTREGPESGTIIFCGLLPGSESLGCYVGVDMDNPIGDWDGFFKGKLLCNFASREHTRLVSICDVMRESSVQNSRHNFASRGSGSDKPPASQNKVGEDPAKSLTDTPSDFSQVSPPSRATPTGSLSSDNKFHSLPFYPSRKCGPNGGMTSSPISLSVQSVAAEQHEPAPQPAPTPTPPGPPGNQYGLEVGSLVEVKESPPLCGVIRWVGQPPGLSEPLAGLELEEECMGCTDGTFKGTRYFSCPPKKALFVKLRCCRPDSRFSSLHNPPNPIERCNSIAFGSYLSEVVHENTPPRTENEGLEIMVGKKKGIQGHYNSCYLDSTLFCLFSFSSVLDTVLLRPRAKTDVEYYKETQELLRTEIVNPLRIHGYVCATKVMKLRRILEKVEAASGFTSEEKDPEEFLNILFYHILRVDPLLKLRSAGQKVQDCYFYQIFMDKKEKVGVPTIQQLLEWSFINSDLKFAEAPSCLIIQMPRFGKDFKMFNKIFPSLELDITDLLEDTPRECRICGGLAYFECRECYEDTDITAGKIKQFCETCNTQVHLHPRRKAHRHGRLSVPRELQEGVRRQGIFPRQRMQLFAVLCIETSHYVAFVKYGADESAWLFFDSMADRDGGQNGFNIPQVSPCPEVGAYLKMTPEELHELDPKSIQGFARRLLCDAYMCMYQSPTMSLYK; translated from the exons ATGAGCTCTGTGCTCTGGAGCCAAGAGAAACCAGCCGGGGGCTCGCGTTACTACATGGTGGTAAAGGAATGCACGGTGGAGAGGCCGTCGCAGAAGACGCTGAAAGTGCTCCGAGGCAGCATCGGCCAGGCCTGCCCCGAGCGCAACAGCCTGGGCCgcaccctgccccccagcaAAGGAAAGCGGAGCCTGCGTATCCTGGACCTGGCCAACGTGGTGCTGGGCCTGGACGAGAAGGACGTGCAGGAGCTGGACGACCAGTTGGCTGAGCTGCTGTTCCCTGTCACCAACTGCGAGGAGCGCTACAGCTTGCTACGCAGCGAGGCACGCCTGGAGCAGGCGCGCGCCATCGACTGCGGCTCCAAAGTGCAGGTGCAGCTGCGCCTGGGAGACCAGCCGCTGCCCGGTGTGGTTCGCTTCCGTGGGCCGCTCATCCCCGAGAGGGTGCTGTCCGGAGTCTGCTTCGGAGTAGAGCTGCTG GAGCAGGGTCGGGGTCAGGGCTTCACGGACGGCTCAtaccagggccagcagctgttCCGCTGTGAGGACGAGTGCGGCGTCTTCGTGGCCCTGGACAAGCTGGAGCTgtgggaggatgaggaggaagcGCCCCGATCGCCGGACCCTCGGGAGCCTGACTTTCCAATCAACTCGCGGGTGGTGGTGCAGACCCGGGAAGGCCCCGAGTCCGGCACCATCATCTTCTGTGGCCTGTTGCCTGGCAGCGAGAGCCTGGGATGCTATGTGGGCGTCGACATG GACAACCCCATCGGCGACTGGGACGGCTTCTTCAAGGGGAAGCTGCTGTGTAACTTCGCCAGCCGCGAGCACACCCGCCTCGTCTCCATCTGCGACGTGATGCGAG AGTCCTCAGTGCAAAACTCACGACACAACTTTGCATCCAGAGGAAGTGGCAGCGACAAACCTCCGGCCTCACAGAATAAAG TTGGAGAAGACCCCGCCAAGTCCCTTACAGACACGCCATCTGACTTCAGCCAGGTGTCCCCGCCCTCCCGGGCCACGCCTACCGGCTCACTGTCCAGCGACAACAAGTTCCACTCGCTGCCCTTCTACCCAAGCAGGAAGTGCGGCCCCAACGGCGGCATGACCAGCAGCCCCATTTCATTGTCCGTGCAGTCTGTGGCCGCAGAACAGCACGAGCCTGCCCCCCAACCTGCACCCACGCCCACACCTCCAGGCCCGCCCGGCAACCAGTACGGCCTGGAGGTCGGCTCCCTGGTGGAGGTGAAGGAGAGCCCCCCTCTGTGTGGGGTTATTCGCTGGGTGGGCCAGCCCCCGGGGCTGTCAGAGCCTCTAGCTGGCCTGGAGCTG GAGGAGGAGTGCATGGGCTGCACAGACGGCACCTTCAAAGGCACCCGCTACTTCAGCTGTCCGCCAAAGAAGGCGCTGTTCGTCAAGCTGCGCTGCTGCCGGCCAGACTCCCGCTTCTCATCGCTGCacaacccccccaaccccatcgAACGCTGCAACTCCATCG CGTTCGGGTCCTACTTGAGTGAGGTGGTGCATGAAAACACACCTCCACGCACGGAGAACGAAGGCCTGGAGATTATGGTGGGCAAGAAGAAGGGCATCCAGGGTCACTACAACTCCTGCTATCTGgactccacccttttctg CCTCTTCTCATTCAGCTCGGTTCTGGACACGGTCCTGCTGCGGCCGCGGGCCAAGACGGACGTGGAGTACTACAAGGAGACTCAGGAGCTTCTGCGCACGGAGATCGTCAACCCACTGCGCAT CCACGGGTACGTGTGTGCCACCAAGGTGATGAAGCTGAGGAGAATTCTGGAGAAGGTGGAAGCTGCCTCTGGGTTCACGTCTGAGGAGAAAG ACCCTGAGGAGTTCCTCAACATCCTGTTCTACCATATACTAAGGGTTGACCCCTTACTGAAACTCAG ATCTGCAGGACAGAAAGTCCAGGACTGTTATTTCTATCAGATCTTCATGGATAAGAAGGAGAAGGTGGGGGTACCCACCATCCAGCAACTCCTGGAATGGTCCTTCATCAATAGTGATCTCAAGTTCGCGGAG GCGCCTTCCTGCCTTATCATTCAAATGCCTCGTTTCGGAAAGGACTTCAAGATGTTCAACAAGATCTTCCCGTCTCTGGAGCTGGACATCACCGATCTGCTGGAGGACA CTCCCAGGGAGTGCCGCATCTGTGGAGGCCTGGCCTACTTCGAGTGCCGCGAGTGCTACGAGGACACTGACATCACGGCGGGCAAGATCAAGCAGTTCTGCGAGACGTGCAACACACAG GTCCACCTGCACCCCCGGCGGAAGGCCCACCGGCATGGCCGGCTCTCAGTGccgcgggagctgcaggaggGCGTTCGCCGGCAGGGCATCTTCCCCCGCCAGCGCATGCAGCTCTTCGCCGTGCTGTGCATCGAAACCAGCCACTACGTGGCCTTCGTCAAATACGGCGCCGACGAATCCGCCTGGCTCTTCTTCGACAGCATGGCGGATAGAGACG GTGGACAGAATGGCTTCAACATTCCCCAGGTGTCTCCATGCCCAGAGGTGGGCGCCTACCTGAAGATGACCCCCGAGGAGCTGCACGAGCTGGACCCCAAGAGCATCCAGGGATTCGCCCGCCGTCTGCTTTGTGACGCCTACATGTGTATGTACCAGAGTCCCACCATGAGTCTCTACAAGTAG
- the cylda gene encoding ubiquitin carboxyl-terminal hydrolase CYLD isoform X1, whose amino-acid sequence MSSVLWSQEKPAGGSRYYMVVKECTVERPSQKTLKVLRGSIGQACPERNSLGRTLPPSKGKRSLRILDLANVVLGLDEKDVQELDDQLAELLFPVTNCEERYSLLRSEARLEQARAIDCGSKVQVQLRLGDQPLPGVVRFRGPLIPERVLSGVCFGVELLEQGRGQGFTDGSYQGQQLFRCEDECGVFVALDKLELWEDEEEAPRSPDPREPDFPINSRVVVQTREGPESGTIIFCGLLPGSESLGCYVGVDMDNPIGDWDGFFKGKLLCNFASREHTRLVSICDVMRESSVQNSRHNFASRGSGSDKPPASQNKGLGLQCGNRSKSEFYYTFNGSSVDHPVQSKSKSTWYIDEVGEDPAKSLTDTPSDFSQVSPPSRATPTGSLSSDNKFHSLPFYPSRKCGPNGGMTSSPISLSVQSVAAEQHEPAPQPAPTPTPPGPPGNQYGLEVGSLVEVKESPPLCGVIRWVGQPPGLSEPLAGLELEEECMGCTDGTFKGTRYFSCPPKKALFVKLRCCRPDSRFSSLHNPPNPIERCNSIAFGSYLSEVVHENTPPRTENEGLEIMVGKKKGIQGHYNSCYLDSTLFCLFSFSSVLDTVLLRPRAKTDVEYYKETQELLRTEIVNPLRIHGYVCATKVMKLRRILEKVEAASGFTSEEKDPEEFLNILFYHILRVDPLLKLRSAGQKVQDCYFYQIFMDKKEKVGVPTIQQLLEWSFINSDLKFAEAPSCLIIQMPRFGKDFKMFNKIFPSLELDITDLLEDTPRECRICGGLAYFECRECYEDTDITAGKIKQFCETCNTQVHLHPRRKAHRHGRLSVPRELQEGVRRQGIFPRQRMQLFAVLCIETSHYVAFVKYGADESAWLFFDSMADRDGGQNGFNIPQVSPCPEVGAYLKMTPEELHELDPKSIQGFARRLLCDAYMCMYQSPTMSLYK is encoded by the exons ATGAGCTCTGTGCTCTGGAGCCAAGAGAAACCAGCCGGGGGCTCGCGTTACTACATGGTGGTAAAGGAATGCACGGTGGAGAGGCCGTCGCAGAAGACGCTGAAAGTGCTCCGAGGCAGCATCGGCCAGGCCTGCCCCGAGCGCAACAGCCTGGGCCgcaccctgccccccagcaAAGGAAAGCGGAGCCTGCGTATCCTGGACCTGGCCAACGTGGTGCTGGGCCTGGACGAGAAGGACGTGCAGGAGCTGGACGACCAGTTGGCTGAGCTGCTGTTCCCTGTCACCAACTGCGAGGAGCGCTACAGCTTGCTACGCAGCGAGGCACGCCTGGAGCAGGCGCGCGCCATCGACTGCGGCTCCAAAGTGCAGGTGCAGCTGCGCCTGGGAGACCAGCCGCTGCCCGGTGTGGTTCGCTTCCGTGGGCCGCTCATCCCCGAGAGGGTGCTGTCCGGAGTCTGCTTCGGAGTAGAGCTGCTG GAGCAGGGTCGGGGTCAGGGCTTCACGGACGGCTCAtaccagggccagcagctgttCCGCTGTGAGGACGAGTGCGGCGTCTTCGTGGCCCTGGACAAGCTGGAGCTgtgggaggatgaggaggaagcGCCCCGATCGCCGGACCCTCGGGAGCCTGACTTTCCAATCAACTCGCGGGTGGTGGTGCAGACCCGGGAAGGCCCCGAGTCCGGCACCATCATCTTCTGTGGCCTGTTGCCTGGCAGCGAGAGCCTGGGATGCTATGTGGGCGTCGACATG GACAACCCCATCGGCGACTGGGACGGCTTCTTCAAGGGGAAGCTGCTGTGTAACTTCGCCAGCCGCGAGCACACCCGCCTCGTCTCCATCTGCGACGTGATGCGAG AGTCCTCAGTGCAAAACTCACGACACAACTTTGCATCCAGAGGAAGTGGCAGCGACAAACCTCCGGCCTCACAGAATAAAG GCTTAGGTCTGCAGTGTGGAAACAGGAGCAAGTCTGAGTTTTATTATACTTTTAATGGCAGCTCTGTCGATCATCCCGTGCAGTCCAAATCCAAAAGCACGTGGTATATTGACGAAG TTGGAGAAGACCCCGCCAAGTCCCTTACAGACACGCCATCTGACTTCAGCCAGGTGTCCCCGCCCTCCCGGGCCACGCCTACCGGCTCACTGTCCAGCGACAACAAGTTCCACTCGCTGCCCTTCTACCCAAGCAGGAAGTGCGGCCCCAACGGCGGCATGACCAGCAGCCCCATTTCATTGTCCGTGCAGTCTGTGGCCGCAGAACAGCACGAGCCTGCCCCCCAACCTGCACCCACGCCCACACCTCCAGGCCCGCCCGGCAACCAGTACGGCCTGGAGGTCGGCTCCCTGGTGGAGGTGAAGGAGAGCCCCCCTCTGTGTGGGGTTATTCGCTGGGTGGGCCAGCCCCCGGGGCTGTCAGAGCCTCTAGCTGGCCTGGAGCTG GAGGAGGAGTGCATGGGCTGCACAGACGGCACCTTCAAAGGCACCCGCTACTTCAGCTGTCCGCCAAAGAAGGCGCTGTTCGTCAAGCTGCGCTGCTGCCGGCCAGACTCCCGCTTCTCATCGCTGCacaacccccccaaccccatcgAACGCTGCAACTCCATCG CGTTCGGGTCCTACTTGAGTGAGGTGGTGCATGAAAACACACCTCCACGCACGGAGAACGAAGGCCTGGAGATTATGGTGGGCAAGAAGAAGGGCATCCAGGGTCACTACAACTCCTGCTATCTGgactccacccttttctg CCTCTTCTCATTCAGCTCGGTTCTGGACACGGTCCTGCTGCGGCCGCGGGCCAAGACGGACGTGGAGTACTACAAGGAGACTCAGGAGCTTCTGCGCACGGAGATCGTCAACCCACTGCGCAT CCACGGGTACGTGTGTGCCACCAAGGTGATGAAGCTGAGGAGAATTCTGGAGAAGGTGGAAGCTGCCTCTGGGTTCACGTCTGAGGAGAAAG ACCCTGAGGAGTTCCTCAACATCCTGTTCTACCATATACTAAGGGTTGACCCCTTACTGAAACTCAG ATCTGCAGGACAGAAAGTCCAGGACTGTTATTTCTATCAGATCTTCATGGATAAGAAGGAGAAGGTGGGGGTACCCACCATCCAGCAACTCCTGGAATGGTCCTTCATCAATAGTGATCTCAAGTTCGCGGAG GCGCCTTCCTGCCTTATCATTCAAATGCCTCGTTTCGGAAAGGACTTCAAGATGTTCAACAAGATCTTCCCGTCTCTGGAGCTGGACATCACCGATCTGCTGGAGGACA CTCCCAGGGAGTGCCGCATCTGTGGAGGCCTGGCCTACTTCGAGTGCCGCGAGTGCTACGAGGACACTGACATCACGGCGGGCAAGATCAAGCAGTTCTGCGAGACGTGCAACACACAG GTCCACCTGCACCCCCGGCGGAAGGCCCACCGGCATGGCCGGCTCTCAGTGccgcgggagctgcaggaggGCGTTCGCCGGCAGGGCATCTTCCCCCGCCAGCGCATGCAGCTCTTCGCCGTGCTGTGCATCGAAACCAGCCACTACGTGGCCTTCGTCAAATACGGCGCCGACGAATCCGCCTGGCTCTTCTTCGACAGCATGGCGGATAGAGACG GTGGACAGAATGGCTTCAACATTCCCCAGGTGTCTCCATGCCCAGAGGTGGGCGCCTACCTGAAGATGACCCCCGAGGAGCTGCACGAGCTGGACCCCAAGAGCATCCAGGGATTCGCCCGCCGTCTGCTTTGTGACGCCTACATGTGTATGTACCAGAGTCCCACCATGAGTCTCTACAAGTAG